CACCTGGCACACCGGCTTATGTGTAGCAAGAATAAATTCGAGCCGTTCTTTCTCTTTGATTAGGTTGGCTATTTCGGTCTCCAGGGCAGCCTtttcctcctccagcttgtctgtcTCCTTTAAACAGATCGACACCAAAAAATCATCCATGtggaaaatcaaacaaacaaacaaaaagcaaaacacaccGCAGTAGGTGTAAATGACAGCTGAGCAAATTAATCACTGTTTACTTACAGCTTGCAGTGTATCTGTGAGCTCCCTCCTTCTGTTGCGACACTTTGCTGCAGCCATTTTATTCCTCTCCCTTCTtatcctcttcttctcctcctcctcaggaGACAGCTGGGATGTAAGGGAAATAATTCAGTCATTACCACGAAGAATCCAGCCATTTCTTCCCCTAATCCACAACACCCGCTCCCAGTTCGCCCTCTGAAGAGTGGCAAAAGCATGTTTCACTGCAATGCGCCTAAAAATAGACTATTGTTGCAGACTTGCTGTGACCTGAATATAAATTGACTGCCTAAGGAAGGCACACAGCCCGCACACGGCACCAGAGGAGCATGCACAATAGCTCGGCTGCACACAAGGAATTCAGATTGGCATATGCAAATTGACACTATTGACTGTTCTGTCCAATAGCAGGTAGACTTCATCGGAGCTAACCTACCTGCTCTGCTTTCCCCTTTCTGGCAGCATTTTTTCCCTTACTCCCGCCCGCTTTGGGTGTTGCCTGGTGAGAGCTTCGCGGTTCATTGGCTTGCTTGCTACCCAGAGACGGGGAGACAGATGTAATAATCGTAGGCTGGACCATCCACTGGAAATCTGGGGTAGAGGAAATTGCTGTAACCGTTGGAACAAATGGAGTGTCTTCAGTGCTCATGTCTTGGCAGACCTCCTGAAAAAGCAGAGGTAGTACTGACAATGAGGACTACAgttacatttattcatttataccAGAGGTTTCACGTGGCTCTGATTGTGAtgctgaaaatcaataaaagcctCTTAATCATTTGTTTATAGTCTAAAACAGAGGATACCCTGCATGTGGTGTCTCTTCTTGAAATATACCCGACCAGAAATAGCCTTCTCCCAGATCAATATTTGACTTTATCATTGTTTCTGACGTCAACACTGACGCAGAGATGCTGTGGAGTCTCCTGaatggatttatttttctcAATGAACCGCTGCATCGACACGCTTGCATTTTGGTCCCAGGACGTCGGAATCATAACAACCGACCTACAGGGCTATTTTGTCACATTTCCACATGCGCAGATTCCCGATGTCtgacgtatatatatatatatatatgatgctTTAAAATTAACCGCATCCAGTTAATTTAAATCTTATCAATCagtcccccctccccccaccacAGAGATGAAAGCATTTGAGCATCCAGTCTGTGGctcactttaaaaaagaaagagagagagagagagagagagagagagagagagagagagagagagagagaaaatggtGATCTTTAATCTGCTTTAAACGGGGTGCCTCTTGGGTAGCGTGTTAAATAAATGATCAACAAAGCCATTCATACCTTTGCATTGCTCTCTGTGGAGGACGCTGGAGAGCTCGCCTCCTCTGGCGTCTTCTGGCAGAGTGTCCCGACAGGAGACTCTGCCCGGCAGGTGGGGGAGACTGAATCCATGTCAGGCGTCAGGTTGTTTTGATACATcacgaggagaaaaaaaagaaaagaaaaaagaaagaaaagcaaaatcacacacacgcacacacacacaagtcctGATTAATGACAAATATGACTGTGGCCTTCCGCTGGGGAAGAGCAGCTCGGGTCTTTTCTCCAGGTATAGTCTACCTGGTAACTGGACGACTAGAATGCAAGCCCCTCCTTTTATGCTCTGCTAGAATTTTATGAATGAACCAAGACTGTACCATCCGCGGAGGGGGGGTCAGACTGACAGCCACATAGGCATATTTTGGTGTAAAAGGCCATCCTGTTGACATTTATCCACCATTATATGCACTCCACGAGCGATATCTAACACTTTATcccttttggtttgtttgtatttacacCAGTTAGTCACCGCAAGATGAccagccccccaccccccacccctctcTCTCCCATTCACAAAAATGGCTATCGGCCTCTTATTAATGCAATATGGGATGAAAAACGCGAGTCTATTTATAAATATGCCTATGTAACCATTTCCTGGGCGATAAAAACTTAACGTCGTGCTGTGTCAATTTAGTCAAAGGTGAAATAGAGCCGTGGTGGAGACGGCTCCTCTTCAATAAAACCTAATTGATTCCAAGGTCAAGTGGACACGTTTTGCTCGACCATTTTAAAATACACACTGCAGCTTAGCATTTATATTTAGCTCCATAATTTATCCGAATCCAAAAACTAATCTCATCTCCATTCGCCATTTCACATTGATAAAATGCGGACTATGCTGTGAGTTTTTAGCTGTGTGACAGGCATCTGTTGTCGAGCtcaggctttttttcccccgaAGATAAGAATCAGGGATCGTTCGCAGACATAATGAAATGATGCTGAATTGTTTACTTGGGAGGGACATGTGGGGGCGGGCAAGTCACGTGGCATGACCCGGAACTGTGGGGGAAGAAGGGGTCTGCAACACAGCTGCTCAATACTCCAATCACAACAAAGGAGCAGCGCTGCGTCGATGCTGTGCGCCTACTGTACCCGACAGCGCTCTCGCTTCAAGTCTCTCTGCCGCCCAACTCTAGAACATGTCTGCAAGAATGTGCTGCTGCAAGGCGAGGAGGCCTGCAAAGACACCCAAAAGCTGCTATACATTTTAAGAGAATTAAACATAGCGctccaattattattatttttttcataatacATGATTACAAACTAGGTAATTAGGCCACTCATCATCATTTAAGTGAAATAAAGCTTTTTATTTTGCAGAGAACACTTAAGAAGGGCTACGACTATAATGGCTCTCcatgaatatttttataattgcATTAAAGCATTTTCTCAATAACTAGACAGACGCTGAAACACAGCAGGAGTCACTGACAGACTGGTCTGCAGTGTGTtaagaacattatgttattttgGTATAAGATGTCATTGTTAAGGATTCAGTCATGTCTTCTTAAGCTCAGTGATTGTACCTAATACAGCAGAGAAAGCCAGGCTAACCACTCTGCCATTTGCTTTGATAACATATTATCAATATGGGAGGGAGGTTTATAGCTATGGGCTACTGATACACTTTATTACATACACTTGTTCAGATACTTATTAACacatatctaatcagccaatcacagtggCAGTAACTCAGCGTATTCAGGCATGAAACCTGGTGgcgacaacctgctgaagttcacacTGAGCATCAGAGTTTGGCAAGAAAGGTGACTTAAGAGACTGAAGTGACTTGAAGCATGGCATGGTCATAGTTTCTTTAGAAGCTGCTGATCTACAACCATCTTTACAGTTTAAAGAGAATAGTCAgagaagagaaaatatccagtgagccaCATTTCTCTGATTGAAATGCCTTGTTggtgccagaggtcagaggaaaatggtcagactgctttgagctgataggaaggcaactgTAACTCAAGTAAGCACTTGTTATAACCAAAGTATGCTAAGAAGCACGTTAACATGTTGAATCATGAGCAGATTTTCTAACAGCACCAGAAGAACAGGACACTGAGGCTAAACTTTGCACCGGGTCATCAAAACAGGACAACAGAAGTTTGGAAAACCATTGCCTCATCTGACGAGTCTCAATCGGCTGAGACATTCAGATAGTAActtcagaatttggcataaaaaacatgaaaacatagatccatcctgccttgcatCAATGGTTTTGGCTACTGCTGGTGTAATAGTGAAGggaatgttgtttttttaattcactttgTACCCCTTTGCTCCAACTGGGAATTATTTAAATGGCACAGCCTACCAGAGTACGGTTACTGATTATGatcatccctttatgaccacagtgcaccATCTCCTGGTGGCTGATTGAAGCACGTtaatgcaccatgtcacaaagcttaaatcatatcaaactggtttcttgaacatgacactCGTGTCCCCACACTCAAATGACCTGTGTAATGTTATCATATCATTATGGTCAACAATcttgaatgtttccagcaccttgttgagtCTGTGCCAaaaagaattaattaattataagAATTTCTTATAGTAATATcgattattttaaataaattatatctCAATGAGCTATCAGCAATTTTTTTGTGAAGTAACATAATAGGCAAAAAACGTTTGTGGGAACTGAAAACTCCCAGAATAAAGTTGTTAAACTGAACATGATGCGCATGTGGAAGCAAAGATGTGAAGGATTTTCATAGCACTGACATTTATAACATTATGAGCACCACACGATAAAATCCAAACTACTACAGCTAACAAAACTTACTGTTACTCACATCATGTTACATACGTTATACTTACAGTCCTCTGAAAAAGTATTTCCCCCTTCTTGATTTCATgggtttttgcatatttgtcatacttgcatgtttcagatcatcaaataaattttaagaacaaagaaagataaccagagtaaatagaaaatgctgtttaaaaaaaaaaaaaaaaagttattcaaCTGTACTTGGCCTATGTGAAAATGTAATTGGCCTCTAATCCTAATAAGTAGTTGCGTCACCCTTGGCAGAAAGAATTACAACAAAGcgtttgtgataactggcaaagagtctttcacatcactgtggaggaaatttggcccactcttctttttagaactgttttaattcagccacattgaaGGGTTTTTGTGAATGGTCTGTTTAAGGTCAATGGGACTTTTTAACAAGGCAATTACTTTTTTATATGTGGCCAGGGAGGTTTGGATAGCTTCCCCCCCTCaacatataaaataattaattgaaaACAGCATTTCATATTTAGTTggattatctttgtctaatattaaaattagtttgatgatctgaaacgttaagtgtgaaaaatatgcaaaaaactaaGTAGTGTGTAAGAGGGCAAACAGGCTTTCACAGTGCTGTATATATCTTACTATGACTTTCTGTTGCTTTAGATTACAAGAAAAAAGCTTGAGCCATAGAATTTGGGCAAAGAAACAGGAATATCTGAACCATTTAATaagttatcttttttttttttttagaaacaaaacaacacatttaaaaacaaaatacacaccCTTAAGTATTCCCATATAGCTTCCATGCTTTATACATTCTTCTCAACTTTCGGAGGTTGGGTTTCTGGACTTCCTGCAAGGACAACAATACTTAGTCATCATCACAATATTGCACTGGACATTTCCTTAAATATGACTTTTAGTCCAGAGTTCAAATGTGGAATGTATTCTGGTACCGTGTGGTCTTTGTCCAAATGAAGGACGTCTACGAGGGGAACAATAGATGGACGGCCATGAGCACACTGGAAGGGCAGCTGGCAGGCAGACAAGGATGCCACCAAGCTGTAGCATTCATCTCTACTTAGGGTGTCGTTGAATTTGATGGCACCTGTTCAATGCAAGCatgtataaaaataacaaacataaaGATTTCAGGCTCAGAATCACAGAAAAAATATATTCAAGGCCTGAGAGAAGCTGATTATCTTTACCGTGGCATGCTAGTGAGGCGAGCACTTTCAGAACAGTGAGAGGCAAAGTTCCTCTCACTCTACCTGTTGAGCGGAGTAgctggagaacaaaaaaaagagacaaacaaaatATATTACTCTAAAACAAATAGTACTTACCATTGTGCATCACAGAAGTTTAGTACATaggaaaacagaaaattttTTAGCTTACCTCAATCTGCTCTCGAAGATATTCCTGTCAAATAAAATTTAGCGATACATATCAGAAAACACCTTTGTAAAAGCCTCACTTAGCAAAAATAGTGAAACAGTAAACAGTTTTACCTCAGCAATTGGCTTTATAACAGATGGTCTTCCTCGCCTCAGCTCATTACTCTCTTTTTCCATAAAACACAATGGCACTTTCCCGACAAACACTTTTAGATCCGCTGCCAGTGAAAAATGAACTTCCAGGCCCAAACTCCTTAGATGTGGCTGACAGGACCTGTAGGAAAATCAAGAACAGTCTATGAGTACTAACTAAATAACATCTAAACACAAACTCTATGTACTACTGCTAGTCTACAAAGCTTAAGCATGTGGctcaaaaaatacaataaagtaGTATACTTGACCATTTATTAAATTGTATCTCTAGgcactttgtttttcagcatgacaatgactccaaacacactgccaatacagtaaaagcatgcctggatagaaaaaaacacacacgctGGAACACTATCattcatggactggcctccctaGAGGATTACAAcgttactgaagcagtgtgggatcatcttgacagagaacagaacaaaaggcagccaacatccaaagaatgTCCTTCAATAAGTctggaaaactattcctgaagactacttaaagaaagaaaagcttgCTTAAAAGACTTCAGGCCATTCTTAAGGATAAAAGTGGTCACCAAATATGAACTTTCAAGCTTATCagaactgtacaaactctgtttttgcctcatATACTCTATTTCCATGAACGTTTTCAATAAACagctgcacctatttcccattttcctaacaaaatatgaagaaatgaggggtgcTTGAAGATATTTACTATATGTATTCTGTCTTTGCAAGCTTTCCCTCTTTGCTTGTTGCCCAATACACCCAATAGATTTCCATACCTAAGCAGCCTTATCTCCTCTTCTGTTACACTGATCCCAAGAGGTGGCAAAATGGTTGAAGTACACAGGCGTCTCTCTCCTGGGGCATCTGGGTCATCTTCATATGAATCTGTGACAGCACAAACAGCTATGACTGCAGAATTACAATAAGGACCTGTTAACAGCATTATCAGTGTTTcaataacaaaactaaactactgttcacttcttcttctttttttttctttttttttttacctgcaaTTAAATTTTCAAGTCGCACTCTTTCATGTGCAGCATGTTGATCTACCAGCACCAACAGGTTTCCTGTTTTGTAATTgaaaatgtacaaataaataaataaacatgtctcaagaaaacaataaatgacaaagaTTTAATGTTTCTAACTTCACCTTTAGTTTCAGTGTGTTCCACCATCTCGTCATCCTTTGTACTAATAAGGCACGCAAGAAACTTTTTATCCACCTGATGAATAACCTATAGGAGAATTGCACCACAGCTTTATGACAGCGTTTTACTGAAATTTGTAAAACTGCTAATAAAAAGTGGTTAAAACTGAGAGATAAATTTGCCTTCATGGAGTGAATCATGGACTTAGAGAAGCGGTATGGAAAAAGGACGTTGTGGATCTTTACAGCCAGTCCGTCAGCTTGTCCACTGGAAATATCCACACCGACCTGTGGAGGCATGATGTAGTATCAAAAGCAAAACCACTGAAGTGAAATCTGACTTTGTATTTTGCTATGAGCAAATCAGTTAGAGTCATTACTAAATCGAGTTAAtacaaaatatgtaaaataaataaaaagtaaaaatatattttcattacCATTGGAGGGCGGACAAACACGGGATTATTCCATTTTGAGTACAATGAAAAAAGTGAGTTTGAGCTTTCACCAACATCACCTATGAAGACGAGATAATAAAAGGCTGCAAATTATCAACTGCATTTTGTACATTATCTGAGGTCATGACCTTACAGCCTACACGCTTATAAATCTGTGAGGTACCTCTACAATCAGGCCCTGATCTAATCACCCTTTCTGGTCTGGATTTAGGCAGGAATGGCAACACTAGATCCACCTGAAATGGATAACACCTGTATTCCATCCCTACATGGACATGACGGCATgcattaaaacagaaaacaagttATCTGCATTAATGTGCGTATCTGCAATTTTGTGTGCTAACTTACCCATTTCAGAAATGACACTAACTGCTATATTGGTGACATCAGACGTGCAGCGCACTTGAGTTTCCTCCATAGCTGGGTCCTCATATCTGCTGAGCCCGGTCACTCTGTTCACATAAACCGTCTTTCCGACAGATGCGTCGTAGTGTTGTAGCCAGTCGCTCGATGTGGCATCCTCTTCATTCATAGCAAGTTCAGGGTTTAAAATGCATCCTAAGGCTGGCCTCATATTGAACTCAGGGTCACAGGGAATCTCATTGCTATCTTGGTTACTGTCAATTCCAGTACTGACACAGATAGTATCCTTTGAGATGTTTCTGGAAAAATCCAATGATACCTCTGAATCATCTGTCCCATGTTGTTTCAAATGACGGAGTTTAGCTGCCAAAGATTTTTTACCTTGGTTCTGTGCTGATTCTGGCTTTATCTTAGTGAAAACAGAGAGAGCTGGCGGGCTTTGGAGGCTGTTCTGTGCCTTATCTTTGTCCTGCATCTCATCTTCTTGTTGAGCTTCCTGGAAAATTGATGCATTCAAAAAAATGCGGTCTGTCTGAGGAGTGTCGGTCTTCAAATGAGCCTTGGGTAACTGTGATTTGAGTTCACCAGATTTAACACATGTTCGTCGAAACTTGTCAAGTGATCCAGACAATTTATGGCATGAAATTATCTTGGAAATCTTTGAGGGGACAACAGAGGAAGAGTCTCTGCATTGTTTCTGAGAAGATCTGCTTGTGTCTAGTGAGATTTTGCGTTTTGCAACAGAAGCTTTTTCTTCAGATTTTACTGTTAAACTTTCCTCCTGAAATACTGGCCTATTGTTTTGCAAAAGGTCCTGAGTCTGCAGACTCTCTTGAATGTATTGATCAGACAATCTGATCTTTCTCTTACTTACTAAAGTCTGTGCATGGCAGCTTGTGTCCTGACAGTCAGGTACTgttctctcagtgtactttaaAGCAGGCTGGGCTTGTTGAATAAAGCTGTCAACTCCTTCTTTTAAAAGTAGCTCTCTTGAAATATGCAAAATATTAGAACCTTCCCCAGCTTCACTATATGCGGGCTCCACttctttattaattttataAGATAAAGGTTCCACTGTAGCCAGATCAGACATCAGCTTATCTCTACATTCATTGTTTAAACCTTTTTCACTGTGTACATTTTGCAACTCATTTGTACTTATCTTTTTCTGGCCTGGTTGTTCACTTTTATACGATCTAGCCTCCAGGCAAACACCATCTTTAGAAACACTGTCACCTGTGTGATTACGATGAACAGATTCAGATGCCAGTCTCGTGCCAACGCTACAGTCCATTGTAGAAATACTGATAGCTGTTTGGTCACCATTGTCACCGTTCTcttctggttctgttttgtcAGTTCCAAACACTCTTGGAGATGCATAGTCCAAGTCATCTTGAGTAAGGACAGCCACCAAGTTCTCCCTGCTCAGGAAAGCTTTCACTGCTTCTTCAACACAGAGCAAAATGCCATCCCAGTCTTTGAACTCTATTAGAGTTTTGGCAGGCACAAGGGAAATGTCATACTCCGAGTAAGAGCATTTAATATTGATGATATACATTCCATACAGATCTTGACTTCGCCTGTGCTTTGGACTTCTGAAGACAGACTGCCCATCCGGACTGTCATTCTTCTGGATCGAACTGGTCAGTTGGCGCAGGAGAACATTTAGCAGCTTGTGAATACGTGTTTTCAACAGCAGtctttcattcacatacaggAACTGTAAGCTGTTGTTGTAGTGGCCCTCTCTGCCAATGTAACCCATCACTTCAAACTGTTTGTATGCGTGGCTCATTTCTCCCAGCTTCTCTGCTCGCCCGATATTATGTATCTGAACAAACCTGTGATAAGTGTTTCTTGCTTTCGGGAGCTGCACCATCATGGCTCCTGTGCAGTCATTCTTCAGGGTGAAGGAAACAGAGGGGTGCATCAGGGAAATAGCTTCCACTCTGTGCCTGATCCTCTCACCCTCCAGGACGGCATCAACCCTCTTCCTTCGGACAGGCATGTTGTGGAAGAAGTTACAAATGATGACAGTTGTCCCCGCAGAGGGTCGAGCAGTCTCTGCTTCAAAGACCTCCAAGCCCTTCCCCTCCTTGAATATTTTAACGTGTGTTTTTACAGATGATCTGGTCCGGGAGGAGATTTCAACAAGTGTGGCTAAAGAAACTAAACTCGCCAAGGCTTCCCCTCTGAAACCGTACCACCTGAGGTTGTCCAGGTCTGCCACAGAAGTGCATTTACTTGTGTGGTATCTATTCCCAACACAGTCCATGTCCTCGGCGCTCATCCCAGCACCGTTATCGATCACCTGAATTTTAAATGCCTCCATGTCCATTCGGACTCCCACACAGGTCGCCCCGGCATCGATGCTGTTTAAAATCAGCTCCTCCACACACTGCTGAAGCGAGGGGATAGCGACACCGGAGCGAAGCTTCCCCTGAACCTCTTTGGGTAAACACTTAATCATAATGGGCATTAAATTCAGTTCTCTTTGTATCTTTGGTCTATCACCTGCACCGACGACCGCAATGTAAGAAGTTAGTTAACCGTTGCTAAGTAGTTAATGCTAGCTAATTCCAAAGGAGACTTTTTGACAGCGACACATTTTGAAGTAAAACCATCTTTCATATTTCATTaaatatgataaaaaatatttagCATAATAAAACCATGCCCTCAAATACCTCAGCTGTTGTGTACAGTCAacgtgaaacaaaaacacaggccTGTAACCGCTTAAAACTGGCTAACATTATAATACTGCCACCTTCTGGTGTGGCGTAACTTACTGCTGCGTTCGTGTCGACTCGGAAACTTATATCCGTACTATAatcagtttccttttttttatcgTTTCATCAATTCGTTAAAATGACTTCAGCTATATACGATGCTAATATTAATGTCTGCAGTTTGTCATAGTCACCCCTTTCAATTGTTTACACTTGCGTCTTTCTAGCTGGGAATTCGGAGCTTTACTGGAAAATTTCGATCTCCGCGTTGACTTGAATGTGCCATGTTCACCAGACATCTTCTTTCGTAAGTTAGCCTATGGAAGACCTGCTTTTACTGCATACCGCCACCTCCTGTACGGAGTGTGCTGTTCAATGTGCTTATACACCCAGTCAGTTTTCCTTTCTGCAGTTAAGAACTCAACAAAACAATTTCAGTCACATCTCCCTCAGTTAGCTTGCCCACTGTATGCCTCGATATGGATAAAACTCATAAGCAAGAGTGGCCAGACCTGCAACATCATCCTAACATGTCTCGATACATCAAGTTACAGTGGAAAAACAAGTTTTATTAATAACTTTAAATGCCCCGTTTGTGTACAAGTGTGCCAGTAAGTCTGCACAGACACATCAGATACACCTGTGTTTTTCATACCAACATGAAGTCAAATTATTTGCTGACCTACCCACTTTATTGGTATGTGTGGCGCTTACCTGTTATCTTAAACCAGAAGACCGAACAATATCAGGTGTTTGTCCTTGGAATAACTGAGCTTGTATCAGTATCTTGATAATTTAGCAAAATGGTTTTATGTCACCTTATGCGTAAATAGTCTTTAAGAGCTTTTGATGAACCCTGAAAAGGTGTTATTATTACAGCTTTCATTTGAAAATAGGCAAGCACACACATGTGCCTGTTTGCATGACCATGAGAACAAATATAATTTTGTTAAAggtttctaaaaaaaataaaaaaatttgaaCAATGTAGCCACCTCCGCTAACCACTTTAAATGCAGAGTGTAGGTCCTTCACAACCAGGCATGTTAAAGCTGACTGAGTTGAATATTCGTTTACTGCTGTTATTGCAATAAAATCAGACAATGTGAGTTCCGATGAAGGAAGTTCACATTTATTAATGTTGTTACATATTCTGTGAACATTTAGGAGATCAAACATATGCAGTACACCTCTTCCTCCCAttcagtttaaatgttaaattccaaccagtaaaaacaaaaaagactaaataaataaaacatctgcATAAGTTAATATTAAAGGCACAGTTATTTTACTACATTGAAAGATGAATGTTCTAGGCTGTCAACTTCTTTCTCATTCTTGAACTCTGCCTTGGTTATGTGTGACTTGGGGCTCCCAGTGGATCTCAGCCATTCTTGCATTTCCTTCACCTTTTTGCGTGGGCCTTG
This is a stretch of genomic DNA from Pelmatolapia mariae isolate MD_Pm_ZW linkage group LG16_19, Pm_UMD_F_2, whole genome shotgun sequence. It encodes these proteins:
- the fosaa gene encoding protein c-Fos → MYQNNLTPDMDSVSPTCRAESPVGTLCQKTPEEASSPASSTESNAKEVCQDMSTEDTPFVPTVTAISSTPDFQWMVQPTIITSVSPSLGSKQANEPRSSHQATPKAGGSKGKNAARKGKAEQLSPEEEEKKRIRRERNKMAAAKCRNRRRELTDTLQAETDKLEEEKAALETEIANLIKEKERLEFILATHKPVCQVSEELESIFQESTGSPGLPPSPDEDRLPEDGTQEAPSLQDMDDPSDPSTAISGNSNILLCASAEINICDLEPSLDLKEGLLDNILPTLEEKTPMETARSVPDIDLSSSLGVSDWETLYKSVSSDLEPLSTPVVTSTPTCSSYLSVFTFACPELDSLTEGLDSHKGGGSKGDSVDILNSPTLLAL